The DNA window CATTAACTGCTGAAACTTACCTGGACTGTCCGATGGGCTTTCAAAATCTGGCTCTAGCTGATTAATGTCAATTGATTGGTTTAGATCATCCACAGCCTCTTGCTCGGGCCAGTTGCCAAGCCGGTTGATCGCCTGGGGAGTAACGCCGAGTAGTACTTGCTCATTGTTAATGGTTATAACAATCAGTTTTTGCCGTGGACCCAAGTTGTGCACTTCACTCACATTGAGATTTTTAGTGGCGTCTTTGGTCCTGCTGAGGCCCATTTTTTTAAGCCCAAATAAGGTCGCGCCGAGCAGCACTAAAACCACCGCTAAGGATGACATCATCGACAACCACTCATTCCAGCCAACCTCACCCATGGGTTATTAACTCTATAGGTTCTTAACGCGATCAGCGGTGGGTATGACACTGGTCAGACGCACGCCATAGCGCTCGTTAACCAAAACCACTTCACCCTGGGCAACCAACGTATTGTTGACCAACAGGTCCAGAGGCTCACCAGCGAGGCGGTCGAGCTCAACAACACTGCCCTGAGTAAGCCGCATCAGATCGCGAATTTTTAACGAGGTGCGACCCACTTCAACAGAGATGGTAACGGGAATATTTTGCAGAACATCTGCATTAATTTTATTTTTCAAGTCGTCCAAGTCTGTGGATAATACATCGTCAGCTAAAGCATCTGAATTATTTTCGGCCATCTTATTTCTCTCTTTCTTGTAACAATTAGGTAACGAAATATTTATTTAATATTTTGCAAAATAGGGGTTCAGCTTATTTTAATGGTGCCAGCGGCCTAATAATTCGTGCAGCCATCTGAGAACCATTAGCACCAACATCGGCATCGAATACGGGCACAGAATTGACATACATACGCGCGTGTTCGCCCTTGCTAAAATAGACAATGTCGCCTTCTCTCATGGCCTCAAATTTACTTAGAGTGGTTTCTATCTCCCCGAGTTCGACGGTGATTTCCAACTCAGCATCCACAGCTGCAGATTTCAGCTCGGCACTCCACTCTTTGTCAGAAACATCA is part of the SAR92 clade bacterium H455 genome and encodes:
- a CDS encoding flagellar biosynthetic protein FliO, whose protein sequence is MGEVGWNEWLSMMSSLAVVLVLLGATLFGLKKMGLSRTKDATKNLNVSEVHNLGPRQKLIVITINNEQVLLGVTPQAINRLGNWPEQEAVDDLNQSIDINQLEPDFESPSDSPGKFQQLMSQVAKRTAERKKH
- the fliN gene encoding flagellar motor switch protein FliN — its product is MAENNSDALADDVLSTDLDDLKNKINADVLQNIPVTISVEVGRTSLKIRDLMRLTQGSVVELDRLAGEPLDLLVNNTLVAQGEVVLVNERYGVRLTSVIPTADRVKNL